Proteins encoded together in one Scyliorhinus canicula chromosome 21, sScyCan1.1, whole genome shotgun sequence window:
- the LOC119955631 gene encoding E3 ubiquitin-protein ligase RNF183-like: protein MTPESNGSEGECAICWNAYDNAFRTPKILECKHTFCLECLARMSLASVPEMEPGPGVSCPLCRHPTPLGAGQLVTGLRTNADILGRLRLQPLHVYLDRGRLFYKGPGKASFLLRRPTVYTLSLDVEREGAPPLRTQAAPALEDRLPENTLWKCCQSPPCRTVTYIMIATFGITIILVISLFWTKKILWDLG from the coding sequence ATGACGCCCGAGAGCAACGGCTCCGAGGGCGAATGTGCCATCTGCTGGAACGCCTACGACAACGCCTTCCGCACGCCCAAGATCCTGGAGTGCAAGCACACCTTCTGCCTCGAGTGCCTGGCCCGCATGAGCCTGGCCTCGGTGCCGGAGATGGAGCCGGGGCCCGGCGTGTCCTGCCCCCTCTGCCGCCACCCGACGCCGCTGGGCGCCGGGCAGCTGGTGACGGGCCTGCGCACCAACGCCGACATCCTGGGGCGGCTGCGGCTGCAGCCGTTGCACGTCTACCTGGACCGCGGCCGCCTCTTCTACAAGGGGCCGGGCAAGGCGAGCTTCCTGCTGCGCCGGCCCACCGTCTACACGCTCAGCCTGGACGTGGAGCGGGAGGGCGCCCCCCCCCTGCGCACCCAAGCCGCGCCGGCGCTGGAGGACCGACTGCCCGAGAACACCCTGTGGAAGTGCTGCCAGAGCCCGCCCTGCAGAACCGTCACCTACATCATGATCGCGACCTTCGGCATCACCATCATTCTCGTCATCTCGCTTTTCTGGACTAAGAAAATACTGTGGGACCTGGGCTGA